AGATTATGCCCTGATGCATAATAAGAACAACAGAGAATAGGGTCtatttttcttcattttcaTCCGCTGCCTTTAAGTCCCTAGCTGCCATTTCTTGTTTTTCCCTGTATATACACCAAAAGTTTCCTCATGTACTGTCAACCATGGTTCGAATGATTTTTAAACTTTGTTTCCAAGAGATTGGCAATCAATTTATAGATACAGTCTGTTGGAATATTCACACTGTAGGGCAATGAAACATTAGTTGTGCATATTTGGATTCAGCTGGAAAACTCACAACTTCTTACTGGATTCTAGCATACAAGAAATATTCTGATGAAATATTCtttccatgcaaaaaatttataaagagcaaaagaggataaaaaaagTTTCACGCGTTATTATGGTAATTTTATTTATGATTTACGAAGCAAATTTATAGAAAGAACCTTCACAGAAAGGGTCCCGTGCTGGAGTAATTTTATGCAGCAAATTTAAATGAAAAACTATTAAACATTTCTTGAAGCATTACATGTACACAGTTTCTTACATTAACAAGGATTCAATTTTGGTTTGATGGATGTTACAGAATATAAGATCTTGCAATCCTATAACAGATTCCACTGTACCTTGAAAAATATTATCAATCGGACAAATTCCACAAGCCAGTTAGTTAACCAAGGAActaaacaaaagttagatttctCATCCACATCTCTCATATAGCCAAATCATGATCATGCAACTtttcaaaaccaattttaacatTTTTGTCAGGTTATGTACATGCTATATCTGATAAAACCATATAATTTTATACCATATTATCGCACCCTTATTAGGGTGTGGAATTCACACGACCAACTTCACACCTTCTCTAAAAACAAAAAGTCTCACCATAGAAACAGTAACCTTGTAATGGACCTAAAGTAAGATACCAAATCATTCAGAAAATAAGATACCAATTACTAAATCATTCATGCATTTTGTTACATTATGCAACATCATGCCACTCAACATGATGACTGGCATTATCATGATGAACATAAACCCAATCATGAGGGCTAGTTCTTATACATATCCAACTAGCTAAACCCTAAAGCAATCGACCATGCCATTTCTGGGGAATCTTTACTGAATTGCACCCAGCAAATCTTACTACAATAATGGAAATTAAGGGAAGAACAGAAAAAGAATCAAAGATGCACCATCACCACCCCAGCAATAGCACGAACCAACTTAGTTCAGTTCAGCAGAGAAGCTTGGGAGCTAGATGTGCTGTAATGTTTTCTCTCATTGCTTTGCCAATAGGATCCACCTGCTCACAGTTTTCTTCACTATAGCCAATATCATGATGGTTTGGAAGTTCAACAGTCGGAAGCAGTTCATCTTTGCAATCTATAAGTATATTGTGAAGCAGGCAGCAAACAAGAATTATACTTGGCAACTTGTTCTTATCAGGCCTCCACATGACTTTGTGTAAGATCCTCCAGGATCCCTTCAGCCGTGTCAGTGCGTTCGTTCCAAGCAGCCTAGCAGCTTTTTGGCGAGCATTAAAGTTGAGCATTGGGGCAGACAGATTTTTCCCTTCATATGGAGTCATAAGCCATGGGAGCAGAGGATAACATGAGTCACCAGCAATGTACTCCCTGATCTCTGCATTCTCTTCTGAAACTTTAATAGGGCCATTCAAACGGTTACCAGCTTCACAGAGCTTGAAAAACCCAGAGCATTTCATCAGGCGTGAGAATGTCATGCTACCAGGCCAACCAGTAACAATATCAATAAACCTCATCTCATCATCAACAATCCCTTGCAGGAACATACTGTAGTTCTTGGCTGGATCACACCAATCTTCAGATGACTCAACAGCAGGAAGCGTCATGATTATGTGGGTGGCATCAACAGCACCACAACAATTCGGCAGGCCATAAACAGCCTCCAGCGTAGCTTTGATCTCCTCAATTCTCTCTTGGCCTGGCCAACTCAGATGATAGCGAGCCCTCTCTTCCATCGACTCAATAAACCTCCATGTCACTTGCGAAACAGTAGACTGCCCCACTCCAAAAGCAGCTCCAACTGACACCTGTGAATCACCAGATGCCAGCCTCCTCATGGCGATTGCCACTTGCTTCTCCACACTGAGCAGCCTCCCCTCAATGTTGATCAGACCAGAGGGCGGCCTCGAGATCAAGTCCTCCCTTACAATGGAGCAGATGTAATCGAAAGTCTTCCTCGAAGTCCTGAAGAAGTGCCTGAATGCTTCCCCCTCATCTGAAGGGATAACTTGACCTGTCCAGCAGAACAAATCGAAAATTTAATCAAACACAAAGCCAGGCAAGATTCTTTCATATCGTAACAGCATCACATTACAAGTACAAAGCTCACAATTTCGCACAAAATCAAGCTAAAAGATTCAGTTTTTCGTCGATACTAAGGCTGCCTACCCCCAAATCTTGGCACATTCACACGGATTGGCCTCCAGTCATGGAAATCGAAAGCCGATAAGGATTGAGTAAAATACACCCACCGAATCAACTAGCCCCCAAACGGATGGCCCTGAAGCGATTGCGACCTACACCCGGCCATCCGGGAAAGCAGCATGCCCGGATGAGCAGGAGGGCGTGGCGGCAGCCGTAAAGCCCGTGCGGAGCGGCCGCCAGCGCAGATTTGGGGGAATGCAGTAACCACGGACGAGAATTCTCGATAACGGCGCCGGTACGGGACAGGGGAAGGGGAGAATCGGGCGGCGCATGTATACCTGACTCGGCGTGCTTGCGGAGGAAGGTGTACCACCACTCGGTGTCGAGgccgcggagctccggcgggagcggcggcggcgcggtccgGGTCCTGGCGACCTTGAGCTTGCTGGAGTGGGGGTCCTTGGACTTGCGCTTCCCCTTCTTGGACTTCTTCAACGGCGGCATCTTCctcactccctccctccctctcctcaccctttctttctcctactGCAGTCTGCGCTCGTCTCCTCCGCCGGCCTCGTTTTATGGCTCCTGCTCCGGGATTACCTGGCAAGTGAATCGGCGATTTTTTTTCCCTAAAAAATTTTTACGACTGGCAAGTGGGACCATGGATTATGTAGACCCACTTGCCAGTGACCACTTACATAAAATTTCCCTTGTGCctgttattttttatttttagatttttgtaTATATGTAGTAATTATAATTATAGTAAATGATATTTTGCGTATATAGCACGCAACTTAGTCTATGGGATGTGTCGGTGAGCGAGATCCAGCCGTCATGGCATTATCATTGGCAGTGCTCGCCACTCCATCAATTGGATGAGTGAATTCGAACAGACTGGTACTTGGCGTATACCTAACATTCATTAGTGACAGACTATATTGCTGACTTAGTTATTATGGCATCACAGCTGTAATGTGTCACGTTACTACGGTGGCGTCATCGCTGTAACGTTACTTTGCACTGGCAGAACCTTATGCAGACCAAATTGAATGTTGGGCCCCTCCttttcaccaaaaaaaaaaacttc
This portion of the Panicum virgatum strain AP13 chromosome 2N, P.virgatum_v5, whole genome shotgun sequence genome encodes:
- the LOC120659459 gene encoding protein ANTAGONIST OF LIKE HETEROCHROMATIN PROTEIN 1-like translates to MPPLKKSKKGKRKSKDPHSSKLKVARTRTAPPPLPPELRGLDTEWWYTFLRKHAESGQVIPSDEGEAFRHFFRTSRKTFDYICSIVREDLISRPPSGLINIEGRLLSVEKQVAIAMRRLASGDSQVSVGAAFGVGQSTVSQVTWRFIESMEERARYHLSWPGQERIEEIKATLEAVYGLPNCCGAVDATHIIMTLPAVESSEDWCDPAKNYSMFLQGIVDDEMRFIDIVTGWPGSMTFSRLMKCSGFFKLCEAGNRLNGPIKVSEENAEIREYIAGDSCYPLLPWLMTPYEGKNLSAPMLNFNARQKAARLLGTNALTRLKGSWRILHKVMWRPDKNKLPSIILVCCLLHNILIDCKDELLPTVELPNHHDIGYSEENCEQVDPIGKAMRENITAHLAPKLLC